Genomic segment of Amphibacillus xylanus NBRC 15112:
TTTTATCCATCCTCTCAATTAATTCTAATGCCATCCGTGCATTGTGATATGATGCTTTCCATGGTTCAACTAAATCTCTTGCAGTCGGTGTTCCATCCGGCTCAATTGACCAATACCACTCACCACCTGGACGCGGATCATGAATGGACGCTTTAATGTAATTCCATAGTCCGTCAATTCGATCTAAAAATACGTGATCTCCTGTTCGCTGATAGGCATTATAGAAGCCAACAATCGCTTCTGCCTGAACCCACCAAACACGCGTATAGTCTAACTTCCCATTTTCCTCCTCATTAATCAATGAACCATCTGGTTGCATCGCATAATTAGAGATATTGTAGGAAATATCAATAATCATCTGATGATATTGTTCGTTTTCAATACCTAATGTACGAATCGTATCATCCATGAGCCATGCCGCCTCTATATCATGACCAAATGATTTCAAATCAATAATACTATTCCATTGCTTATCAAAAAATACACCTAAAAAATGCGTATCATTTTGATAAATTTTTTCATAATGAATTTGTAACAACGCTTCTAATCGTGCCTTTAGTTCTGGAGTTGGATAAGCTTTATATAAATTCGTATAGGCTTCCAAAATATGAATGTGTGTGTTCATCGTGATTTCAGCGATCACACCGTTTTCACTTAACATTTCATTTGGAACCTCTTCCCACTCACGATTAAACTCTTCTTTATAAGCTTGGCTTGCTTGATCAAATCCAACTGTTTCCATTAACTCGTATATTTCTAATGCTAAATCAATCACTTCTTGTTTCTTCGTCACACGATAATATTCACTCAATGCATAAACAGCAAAT
This window contains:
- a CDS encoding AGE family epimerase/isomerase; the encoded protein is MLREEMERELTERILPFWMKLKDETHGGLYGRVDFDLNVDQNADKGGIVTTRFLWTFSAAYRVTKDKQYLEMANHMYQFLTEKLIDREYKGIYWLLDYQGQPKDTRKHIYAQSFAVYALSEYYRVTKKQEVIDLALEIYELMETVGFDQASQAYKEEFNREWEEVPNEMLSENGVIAEITMNTHIHILEAYTNLYKAYPTPELKARLEALLQIHYEKIYQNDTHFLGVFFDKQWNSIIDLKSFGHDIEAAWLMDDTIRTLGIENEQYHQMIIDISYNISNYAMQPDGSLINEEENGKLDYTRVWWVQAEAIVGFYNAYQRTGDHVFLDRIDGLWNYIKASIHDPRPGGEWYWSIEPDGTPTARDLVEPWKASYHNARMALELIERMDKNDPQ